In one Notolabrus celidotus isolate fNotCel1 chromosome 1, fNotCel1.pri, whole genome shotgun sequence genomic region, the following are encoded:
- the mon1a gene encoding vacuolar fusion protein MON1 homolog A produces the protein MDGEAPRAAVSWENGLLVPVDHLRCERADSPTPGLVEGTEPGAGQKSAMFVRAQSFEDLTAETEELIQREAQLEKPIESAEELEGLVGEKGIEEQHNNEGPSESRTKEEDVSSEAWRSHRKHVFVLSEAGKPIYSRYGTEEALSSTMGVMMALVSFVEAEKNIIRSIHADGCKVVFLARSPLVLVGVSRTCQSDKELLRELQYIYYQIVSLLTLTQLNHIFQHKQNYDLRRLLAGSEYLTDNLLQRLDRDPGLLLSAVTCLPLPSSTRDVVSSSLQAAKAKNLVFSILLAGDRLVTLVRKKDQFLHHIDLNLVFNLVGSSSSFREGEGWTPICLPKFNTAGFFHAHISYLEPASDLCLILVSTDREDFFNMSDCKQRFLERLNKRSAYQSLKEALKCPSYCVEQVGIPELRHFLYKSKSSGLYTSPAYPAVYQTDEEQERLMGLYQDLHSRLHHPTRPLRSLYRCTESENLMAWVTSGFELYLCFSPLGTKALAVSAVTKLLKWIRKEEDRLFILSPLTY, from the exons ATGGATGGAGAAGCCCCAAGGGCGGCTGTGTCCTGGGAGAATGGTTTACTGGTTCCTGTGGACCACCTCCGCTGCGAGAGGGCGGACAGCCCCACACCAGGTCTGGTTGAGGGAACTGAACCAG GTGCTGGTCAGAAGAGTGCCATGTTTGTCCGTGCACAGTCTTTTGAAGATCTGACCGCGGAGACTGAGGAATTAATTCAGAGGGAGGCTCAACTGGAGAAACCCATCGAGTCTGCAGAGGAGCTTGAAGGGCTGGTGGGAGAGAAAGGCATAGAGGAGCAGCACAACAACGAAGGTCCATCTGAAAGCAGGACTAAGGAGGAAGATGTTTCAAGTGAGGCATGGAGAAGCCACAGaaaacatgtgtttgtgctgaGCGAGGCAGGAAAGCCAATCTACTCCCGCTACGGCACAGAGGAGGCTCTGTCCAGCACCATGGGAGTGATGATGGCCCTCGTGTCGTTCGTTGAAGCAGAGAAGAACATCATTCGCTCCATCCATGCAG ATGGCTGCAAAGTGGTTTTCCTCGCCAGGAGTCCTCTGGTCCTGGTGGGCGTGTCCCGAACCTGTCAGTCGGACAAGGAGTTGCTGCGGGAGTTACAGTACATCTACTACCAGATCGTCAGCCTGCTCACCCTCACCCAGCTCAACCACATCTTCCAGCACAAGCAGAACTACGACCTGCGCCGCCTGCTGGCTGGCTCAGAGTATCTCACTGACAACCTACTGCAACGGCTAGACCGAGACCCTGGTCTGCTGCTTAGCGCTGTCACCTGCCTGCCTCTGCCCAGCTCCACCAGGGACGTGGTGTCATCGAGCCTACAGGCTGCTAAAGCCAAAAACCTGGTGTTCTCCATCCTGCTGGCAGGGGATCGCTTGGTCACTCTGGTGAGGAAGAAGGATCAATTCCTGCATCACATAGACTTGAACCTGGTCTTCAACCTCGTAGGCTCCTCATCATCTTTCCGGGAGGGTGAAGGCTGGACACCCATCTGTCTGCCAAAGTTCAACACTGCAGGATTTTTCCATGCTCACATTTCATATCTGGAGCCAGCTTCTGATCTCTGCCTCATACTGGTATCAACTGATCGTGAGGACTTTTTTAACATGTCCGACTGCAAGCAGCGATTTCTGGAGAGGTTAAACAAGCGCAGTGCCTACCAGTCCCTGAAGGAGGCGCTCAAATGTCCCAGCTACTGTGTGGAGCAGGTCGGCATCCCAGAGCTGAGGCACTTTCTGTACAAATCAAAGAGCTCAGGGCTGTACACCAG CCCAGCGTATCCTGCAGTTTACCAGACTGATGAGGAGCAGGAAAGGCTGATGGGATTGTACCAGGACCTTCACAGCCGCTTGCATCATCCAACCAGACCTCTCCGCTCCTTATATCGCTGTACTGAAAGTGAAAACCTGATGGCATGG GTGACAAGTGGCTTCGAGCTCTACCTCTGCTTTAGTCCTCTCGGGACCAAGGCCTTAGCCGTCTCTGCGGTCACTAAGTTGCTAAAGTGGATCAGGAAGGAGGAGGATCGCCTCTTCATCCTAAGTCCTCTCACATACTGA
- the traip gene encoding E3 ubiquitin-protein ligase TRAIP: MPIRAHCTICSDFFDNSKDVAAIHCGHTFHYDCLLQWFQKAPTKTCPQCRKQVSTRHIITKLFFDISGEDDGTVDPESLQNELDRMKVLSSSRERDLRDKQKVVDGLKDTVDKQKRDLDSVRKDIMEKEMLCSALRKQMTFLESQQNDIQVAKDEARRLRTKMKTFESLEVLLQGQRAEVESMITDMGISQAAVEQLSIYCISLKKEYDNLKGNIKSSNDMCEKLKREVLTSNNRLHKASMEAKQNKEEIKSLQSDLSNADKEISSLKKKVEFLQRTLSTPTRTNEALSRLVFESPAPMELKHPHLHQPSGNEDVDLNMTYDITTPDNVAKRPTQVPSKKMRLNPSVSSVPKHIEKSLVPSKVQDEESMDPFLKNSLLFRKKTFGSMLDPQRKSATLRTGYDGLGGRTKFIQPSPLSEIRPLMKAKRKKVTRPLTKIATCLTLDSFLE, from the exons ATGCCTATCCGAGCTCACTGCACAATCTGCTCGGACTTCTTCGATAACTCCAAAGATGTTGCTGCTATCCACTGCGGACACACTTTTCACTATGACTG CCTGCTGCAGTGGTTTCAGAAGGCCCCCACTAAAACCTGTCCCCAATGTAGAAAACAG GTCAGTACCAGACACATTATCACTAAACTGTTCTTTGACATCAGTGGAGAGGATGATGGCACAGTGGACCCCGAGAGCTTGCAG AATGAGCTTGATAGGATGAAGGTGCTTTCAAGCTCTAGAG AGCGAGACTTGCGGGACAAACAGAAGGTGGTGGACGGTTTGAAGGACACTGTGGACAAGCAGAAGAGAGACCTGGACAGTGTGCGGAAAGATATTATGGAGAAAGAGATGCTCTGTTCTGCCCTCAGA AAACAGATGACATTCCTAGAGAGCCAACAGAATGATATTCAGGTAGCAAAGGACGAGGCAAGACGACTCAGGACCAAAATGAAAACCTTTGAAAG CTTGGAGGTCTTGTTGCAGGGCCAGAGAGCTGAGGTGGAATCCATGATCACAGACATGGGCATCAGCCAGGCAGCAGTGGAGCAGCTCTCCATCTACTGTATCTCACTCAAAAA AGAGTATGATAATCTAAAAGGAAACATAAAATCATCAAATGACATGTGTgagaagctgaagagagaggtgCTCACCTCGAACAATAGG ttgcaTAAAGCCTCAATGGAggcaaaacagaacaaagaggaAATTAAGTCTTTGCAGAGCGATCTGTCCAACGCTGACAAGGAGATCTCA AGTCTGAAGAAGAAAGTGGAGTTTCTTCAGAGGACTCTCAGCACCCCGACACGGACGAACGAAGCCCTGAGTCGACTTGTTTTTGAAAG CCCAGCCCCAATGGAGCTGAAGCACCCTCACCTCCACCAGCCTTCAGGTAACGAGGATGTTGACCTCAACATGACTTATGACATCACAACGCCAGATAATGTGGCCAAGAGGCCGACACAAGTTCCATCAAAGAAGATGCGGCTCAACCCTTCGGT gtCTTCTGTTCCAAAACATATTGAGAAAAGTTTAGTTCCAAGCAAG GTTCAAGATGAAGAATCCATGGATCCTTTTTTGAAGAACTCCCTCCTCTTCAGAAAGAAGACCTTTGGTAGCATGTTGGATCCACAGAGGAAGTCTGCGACT cTGAGAACTGGTTACGATGGTTTAGGAGGACGCACTAAATTCATCCAACCT TCACCTTTATCAGAGATTCGCCCACTGATGAAAGCTAAAAGGAAAAAAGTAACCAGGCCTCTGACCAAAATTGCAACCTGCCTGACTCTGGACAGCTTCCTTGAGTGA